In Neodiprion pinetum isolate iyNeoPine1 chromosome 6, iyNeoPine1.2, whole genome shotgun sequence, one genomic interval encodes:
- the LOC124222409 gene encoding dynein regulatory complex protein 10-like has protein sequence MKHFFEHTLKRISTSPEEYRAKELRYRKLWRENEKAKTDLKILAAVLEEQRKQHDMEMELINSQCEKDLATVKRINRKCKEDVNYTIIRTERKMMIAYKASEMKQKEIREDVSNAEFHLKKIRTLNLALEKEARDKRFKIESQLLGIINKYDTEIGEKQKQMELLIVQFETDKKKKEDLEAEIERQADLYDTFMKEKQDTEDAIINEKLAKLMMTRAVKTIQRWWHSMREKRKAKIAKKKTKNKKLKKKK, from the exons atgaaacatttttttgaacacaCATTAAAACGCATTTCCACATCTCCAGAAGAATACAGGGCAAAAGAGCTGCGCTACAGAAAGCTTTggagagagaatgaaaaagcaaaaacgGATCTAAAAA TATTGGCAGCAGTATTGGAGGAGCAAAGAAAACAACATGACATGGAAATGGAATTGATAAATTCGCAATGTGAAAAAGATTTGGCAACTGTAAAACGAATAAACAGAAAATGCAAAGAAGATGTGAATTATACCAT AATTAGAACAGAGCGGAAAATGATGATTGCTTACAAGGCATCTGAGATGAAACAGAAAGAGATCCGAGAAGATGTAAGCAATGCCGAGTTTCACCTAAAAAAGATTCGAACGTTGAATCTTGCCTTGGAAAAGGAAGCTCGTGATAAAAG GTTCAAGATTGAATCACAGCTTTTGGGTATAATCAACAAGTATGACACAGAAAttggtgaaaaacaaaaacagatGGAGTTACTCATTGTACAATTTGAGacagataaaaagaaaaaggaagattTAGAG GCTGAAATAGAGAGACAAGCAGATTTGTATGACACTTTTATGAAAGAGAAACAAGATACAGAAGATGCAATAATCAACGAAAAATTAGCAAAGTTAATGATGACTCGCGCAGTAAAAACTATTCAGCGATGGTGGCATTCAATGCGAGAAAAGCGTAAGGCTAAGATAgccaaaaagaaaacgaaaaacaaaaaacttaaG aagaagaaataa